One window of the Streptomyces sp. NBC_00259 genome contains the following:
- a CDS encoding organic hydroperoxide resistance protein, translating to MNALYTAVATANGREGRAVSSDGRLDLPLAAPAALGGNGEGTNPEQLFAAGYAACFASALGLVGRQAKVDTGEISVTAEVGIGKDEDGGFSLAVVLRVELPAALEGETGELLVKQAHQVCPYSKATRGNIPVELIVE from the coding sequence ATGAACGCGCTGTACACTGCCGTAGCCACCGCCAACGGCCGCGAGGGTCGCGCCGTCAGCTCCGACGGCCGCCTGGACCTGCCGCTCGCCGCCCCCGCCGCCCTCGGTGGCAACGGCGAGGGCACCAACCCGGAGCAGCTCTTCGCGGCGGGTTACGCGGCGTGCTTCGCGAGCGCCCTCGGCCTCGTCGGCCGCCAGGCGAAGGTCGACACCGGCGAGATCTCCGTGACCGCCGAGGTCGGCATCGGCAAGGACGAGGACGGCGGCTTCTCCCTGGCGGTGGTGCTCCGTGTCGAGCTGCCGGCGGCGCTCGAGGGCGAGACCGGCGAGCTGCTCGTCAAGCAGGCCCACCAGGTCTGCCCCTACTCCAAGGCGACGCGTGGCAACATCCCGGTCGAGCTGATCGTCGAGTAA
- a CDS encoding MarR family winged helix-turn-helix transcriptional regulator: MKTTPDATRDAEILRLDHQICFSLHAASRAFNGVYRAVLKDLGLTYPQYLVMLVLWEHGELPVKTIGSRLRLDSGTLSPLLKRLETLGCVERRRSTEDERSVTVCATEKGTALREQAVLVPHRIAAATGLSLDEIGDLQQRLTALTAKLDGADLEYDPTANCAGVTD; this comes from the coding sequence ATGAAGACGACACCGGACGCCACGCGGGACGCGGAGATCCTCCGCCTCGACCACCAGATCTGCTTTTCGCTGCACGCGGCCTCGCGCGCCTTCAACGGCGTCTACCGGGCGGTCCTGAAGGACCTGGGGCTCACCTACCCCCAGTACCTGGTGATGCTGGTGCTCTGGGAGCACGGCGAGCTGCCCGTGAAGACGATCGGCAGCCGCCTCCGGCTGGATTCCGGCACACTCTCGCCGCTGCTCAAGCGGCTGGAGACGCTCGGCTGCGTGGAGCGCCGGCGCAGCACCGAGGACGAGCGTTCGGTCACCGTGTGCGCGACGGAGAAGGGCACGGCACTCCGGGAGCAGGCCGTCCTCGTCCCCCACAGGATCGCCGCGGCCACCGGGCTGTCGCTGGACGAGATCGGCGACCTGCAGCAGCGACTGACGGCACTGACCGCCAAGCTCGACGGCGCCGACCTGGAGTACGACCCGACGGCGAACTGCGCCGGCGTCACGGACTGA
- a CDS encoding NADH:flavin oxidoreductase/NADH oxidase yields MSALFEPYTLRSLTIPNRVWMAPMCQYSAEVFGPNAGVANDWHFTHYAARAAGGTGLILVEATAVAPEGRISTHDLGIWNDTQVEAFRRITRFLTSQGTVPGIQIGHAGRKASTDRPWKGGGPVGPNAHGWQPLAPSPVAFDEGHPVPDELTTLQIAEITGMFADAARRALDAGFKVLEVHGAHGYLIGEFLSPHSNHRTDEYGGTFENRTRFALEVVDAVRAVWLEELPLFFRISATDWLDENGWTADDTVRFAALLKEHGVDLLDVSSGGNAVRARIPVGPGYQVPFAARVKAETGLPVAAVGLITEPSQAEKVLSDGEADAVLLGRELLRNPSWARRAARELGGEVRVPDQYHRSV; encoded by the coding sequence GTGAGCGCACTGTTCGAGCCGTACACCCTTCGGTCCCTGACGATTCCCAACCGCGTCTGGATGGCACCGATGTGCCAGTACAGCGCCGAGGTCTTCGGGCCGAACGCCGGTGTCGCGAACGACTGGCACTTCACGCACTACGCGGCCCGCGCGGCCGGTGGTACCGGCCTGATCCTCGTCGAGGCCACGGCGGTCGCCCCCGAGGGCCGGATCAGTACGCACGACCTCGGCATCTGGAACGACACCCAGGTCGAGGCCTTCCGCCGGATCACCCGCTTCCTCACGTCCCAGGGAACCGTCCCGGGCATCCAGATCGGCCACGCCGGACGCAAGGCCTCGACCGACCGGCCCTGGAAGGGCGGCGGACCGGTGGGTCCCAACGCGCACGGCTGGCAGCCGCTCGCGCCCAGCCCCGTCGCGTTCGACGAGGGACATCCCGTGCCCGACGAGCTGACCACCCTTCAGATCGCCGAGATCACGGGCATGTTCGCCGACGCGGCGCGGCGTGCCCTGGACGCCGGCTTCAAGGTTCTCGAGGTGCACGGCGCGCACGGCTACCTGATCGGTGAGTTCCTCTCCCCGCACAGCAACCACCGCACCGACGAGTACGGCGGCACGTTCGAGAACCGCACCCGGTTCGCCCTCGAAGTCGTCGACGCCGTACGGGCGGTGTGGCTGGAGGAACTGCCGCTCTTCTTCCGGATCTCGGCCACGGACTGGCTCGACGAGAACGGCTGGACCGCCGACGACACCGTGCGCTTCGCGGCCCTGCTGAAGGAGCACGGCGTGGACCTCCTCGACGTCTCCTCCGGCGGCAACGCCGTGCGGGCGCGCATCCCCGTCGGACCCGGCTACCAGGTGCCGTTCGCCGCCCGGGTCAAGGCGGAGACCGGGCTGCCGGTGGCGGCCGTGGGACTGATCACCGAACCGTCACAGGCCGAGAAGGTCCTCTCCGACGGGGAGGCCGACGCCGTGCTCCTCGGCCGCGAGCTGCTGCGCAACCCTTCGTGGGCCCGCCGGGCAGCCCGCGAACTCGGCGGCGAGGTGCGGGTGCCCGACCAGTACCACCGCTCCGTCTGA
- a CDS encoding WD40/YVTN/BNR-like repeat-containing protein, whose product MTEVLLAVGTRKGLFMGRRRGGRWEFDGPHFNAQAVYSIGIDTRRGTPRLLAGGDSAHWGPSVFHSDDLGATWTEPAQPAVKFPKDTGASLERVWQLHPAGPAAPDVVYAGTEPAALFRSEDAGETFELVRPLWEHPTRSRWVPGGGGEAVHTVVTDRRDANAVTVAVSTAGVFRSLDGGAGWNPSNQGVSAVFLPDPHPEFGQCVHKIAQDAGDPDRLYLQNHWGVYRSDDAGAKWTDIGEGLPSDFGFAVAAHPHRADVAYVFPINADADRVPAGRRCRVYRTSDAGATWEPLTYGLPEGDHYGTVLRDAMCTDDADPAGVYFGNRNGELYASADDGDSWQQLASHLPDVLCVRAATIG is encoded by the coding sequence ATGACCGAGGTGCTGCTGGCAGTGGGCACACGCAAAGGGCTCTTCATGGGCCGCAGGCGCGGCGGCCGCTGGGAGTTCGACGGCCCTCACTTCAACGCGCAGGCGGTGTATTCGATCGGGATCGACACGCGCCGTGGCACACCGCGGCTGCTCGCCGGCGGCGACAGCGCGCACTGGGGTCCCTCGGTGTTCCACTCAGACGACCTGGGCGCGACCTGGACCGAACCGGCACAGCCCGCCGTGAAGTTCCCCAAGGACACAGGCGCCTCCCTGGAGCGGGTCTGGCAGCTCCATCCCGCGGGCCCCGCCGCCCCGGACGTCGTCTACGCGGGTACGGAGCCGGCCGCACTGTTCCGTTCCGAGGACGCCGGAGAGACGTTCGAGCTGGTCCGGCCGCTCTGGGAGCACCCCACACGGTCCAGGTGGGTGCCGGGCGGCGGCGGTGAGGCCGTGCACACGGTGGTCACGGACCGCCGCGACGCGAACGCCGTGACCGTCGCCGTCTCCACGGCCGGCGTCTTCCGCAGCCTCGACGGCGGTGCCGGCTGGAATCCGTCCAACCAGGGCGTGTCGGCGGTCTTCCTGCCCGATCCGCACCCCGAGTTCGGCCAGTGCGTCCACAAGATCGCACAGGATGCGGGCGATCCGGACCGGCTCTACCTCCAGAACCACTGGGGTGTGTACCGGAGCGACGATGCGGGCGCCAAGTGGACGGACATCGGCGAGGGTCTTCCGTCCGACTTCGGTTTCGCCGTCGCCGCGCATCCGCACCGCGCCGACGTGGCCTATGTCTTCCCCATCAACGCCGACGCGGACCGCGTCCCGGCCGGCCGTCGCTGCCGGGTCTACCGCACGAGCGACGCGGGCGCGACCTGGGAGCCCCTGACGTACGGGCTTCCCGAGGGCGACCACTACGGCACGGTGCTGCGCGACGCGATGTGCACGGACGACGCCGACCCCGCCGGGGTCTACTTCGGCAACCGGAACGGGGAGTTGTACGCGAGCGCGGACGACGGGGACAGCTGGCAGCAGCTCGCCTCCCACCTGCCGGACGTGCTGTGTGTCCGGGCGGCGACGATCGGCTGA
- a CDS encoding uracil-DNA glycosylase gives MAARPLSELVEPGWAEALRPVAGRIAAMGDFLREEIAAGRTYLPAGQNVLRAFQQPFDEVRVLIVGQDPYPTPGMAIGHSFAVAPEVRQLPGSLENIFRELHTDLGLPRPANGDLTPWTRQGVLLLNRALTTAPRKPGAHRGKGWEEVTEQAIRALVTRGKPLVSVLWGRDARNLRPFLGDLPAVESAHPSPMSADRGFFGSRPFSRTNDLLVHQGAQPVDWRLP, from the coding sequence GTGGCAGCACGACCGTTGAGTGAACTGGTGGAGCCCGGCTGGGCCGAGGCGCTGCGTCCCGTGGCCGGGCGCATCGCGGCGATGGGGGACTTCCTGCGCGAGGAGATCGCGGCGGGCCGTACCTATCTGCCCGCGGGGCAGAACGTTCTGCGGGCTTTTCAGCAACCCTTCGACGAGGTACGGGTGCTGATCGTCGGTCAGGATCCCTATCCGACTCCGGGGATGGCCATCGGGCACAGCTTCGCGGTCGCGCCGGAGGTTCGTCAGCTGCCCGGCAGTCTGGAGAACATCTTCCGGGAGCTGCACACGGACCTCGGGCTGCCCCGGCCCGCCAACGGTGATCTGACCCCTTGGACCCGCCAGGGGGTGCTGCTGCTGAACAGGGCGCTGACCACGGCGCCGCGCAAGCCGGGGGCGCATCGTGGCAAGGGCTGGGAAGAGGTCACGGAGCAGGCCATCCGGGCGCTGGTGACCCGTGGCAAGCCGCTCGTGTCGGTGCTCTGGGGGCGTGACGCGCGCAATCTGCGCCCCTTCCTCGGCGACCTGCCCGCGGTCGAGTCCGCGCATCCGTCGCCGATGTCGGCGGACCGCGGCTTCTTCGGTTCCCGGCCGTTCAGCCGCACGAACGACCTGCTGGTTCACCAGGGCGCCCAGCCGGTGGACTGGCGGCTCCCCTAG
- a CDS encoding N-acetylglucosamine kinase codes for MTSRRRSSVTSAEASGGPGRPGEPGGRGGRVLGIDSGGSGLRVALALAADPSSAVTTSSREPVRTGPAGIDAAHLLEQLMPMARELLDRAPGPAPAAVAIGAAGMATLGDGLRAVLPGALKESLGVRRLALAADAVTAYAGALGQHPGAVVAAGTGMIALGTDLNSWRRADGWGHLLGDCGGGAWIGRAGLEAAMRAHDGRTGGSAALLARLEAVFGPADELPGLLYPRTDRPAVLASFAPEVAGCAADDPVAEGILVTAADHIAASAAAVCPPPSTDDCQVALTGGLLKMGDPLLVPLRDALARQLPHARPVSAAGDPLAGSLTVAAALATGTLSLPHDPRLLTVTTEPADQTGTGDR; via the coding sequence ATGACGTCACGCAGGCGTTCGTCCGTGACGTCCGCCGAGGCCTCGGGAGGACCGGGCCGACCTGGCGAACCGGGCGGACGGGGCGGACGGGTGCTGGGGATCGACTCCGGGGGCTCCGGCCTGCGGGTCGCCCTCGCCCTCGCCGCCGATCCGTCGTCCGCCGTGACGACCTCTTCCCGTGAGCCGGTCCGTACCGGGCCCGCCGGCATCGACGCCGCCCATCTGCTGGAGCAGCTGATGCCGATGGCGCGAGAGCTGCTGGACCGGGCGCCCGGCCCCGCACCCGCCGCCGTCGCCATCGGGGCCGCCGGAATGGCGACCCTCGGGGACGGGCTGCGGGCCGTGCTGCCCGGGGCACTGAAGGAGTCCCTCGGCGTGCGCAGGCTGGCGCTCGCCGCCGATGCGGTCACCGCCTACGCGGGGGCGCTCGGCCAGCACCCGGGCGCCGTCGTCGCGGCCGGTACCGGCATGATCGCGCTGGGCACGGACCTGAACAGCTGGCGCCGCGCGGACGGCTGGGGGCACCTCCTCGGCGACTGCGGCGGAGGCGCGTGGATCGGCCGGGCCGGTCTGGAGGCGGCGATGCGCGCCCACGACGGGCGCACGGGCGGCTCCGCGGCGCTGCTCGCCCGGCTGGAGGCGGTGTTCGGCCCGGCGGACGAGCTGCCGGGGCTGCTCTACCCGCGCACCGACCGGCCGGCCGTCCTGGCCTCCTTCGCCCCCGAGGTCGCCGGCTGCGCGGCGGACGATCCGGTCGCCGAGGGCATCCTCGTCACGGCGGCGGACCACATCGCGGCATCCGCCGCCGCGGTCTGCCCGCCACCCTCGACCGACGACTGCCAAGTCGCTCTGACCGGGGGCCTGTTGAAGATGGGCGACCCGCTCCTCGTACCCTTGCGGGACGCTCTCGCCAGACAACTGCCGCACGCCCGGCCGGTGTCCGCGGCGGGCGATCCGCTCGCCGGTTCACTGACCGTGGCCGCCGCGCTCGCCACCGGCACGCTGAGTCTGCCGCACGATCCGCGGCTGCTCACGGTCACCACCGAACCTGCGGATCAGACCGGGACAGGCGACCGTTAA
- a CDS encoding sirohydrochlorin chelatase: protein MSSPTGPASGLPVRMPRPRQSGRHRRPEPVAAPEGAPTLVLAVPGTPSSAIRSLAEEVVSIARSELPGLEAAIGYLDGDDAEYPTLGSVLVQAAALRSERYELAKAAGREVAEPEGPASVVVPLLAGPDSALTRRIRQAVMDSRTTAELTDVLGPHPLLAEALHVRLSEAGLARADRARLFTVATAADGIVLATVGGEEAVQAAGITGMLLAARLAVPVMAAALDQDGAIAATADELRASGSGQLALAPYLVGPELPEGLLEAAAAEAGCASAEPLGAYPAIGKLVLSQYTTALGITTLPQSAQSH from the coding sequence ATGAGCTCCCCCACTGGGCCCGCATCCGGCCTGCCTGTACGAATGCCGCGACCCCGCCAGTCCGGTCGGCACCGCCGCCCGGAACCCGTGGCGGCTCCCGAGGGCGCGCCGACCCTCGTCCTCGCGGTGCCCGGCACGCCTTCCTCCGCGATACGCAGTCTGGCCGAGGAAGTCGTCAGCATTGCCCGTTCCGAGCTGCCCGGCCTCGAGGCCGCGATCGGTTATCTCGACGGCGACGACGCCGAGTACCCCACGCTGGGGAGCGTGCTGGTGCAGGCGGCCGCGCTGCGCTCCGAGCGGTACGAGCTGGCCAAGGCCGCGGGCCGTGAGGTCGCCGAGCCCGAGGGCCCGGCGTCCGTCGTCGTGCCGCTGCTGGCCGGCCCCGACAGCGCCCTGACCCGGCGGATCCGCCAGGCGGTCATGGACAGCCGGACGACCGCGGAGCTGACCGACGTGCTCGGCCCGCACCCGCTGCTCGCCGAGGCCCTGCACGTGCGGCTGTCCGAGGCCGGCCTGGCGCGCGCCGACCGCGCCCGGCTGTTCACGGTCGCCACGGCCGCCGACGGCATCGTCCTGGCGACGGTGGGCGGCGAGGAGGCCGTCCAGGCCGCCGGTATCACCGGAATGCTGCTGGCCGCGCGGCTCGCCGTGCCGGTCATGGCCGCGGCCCTGGACCAGGACGGCGCGATCGCCGCGACCGCCGACGAACTGCGCGCTTCCGGCTCGGGCCAGCTCGCGCTCGCTCCGTATCTGGTCGGCCCCGAGCTGCCGGAGGGTCTGCTGGAGGCCGCCGCCGCGGAGGCCGGCTGCGCCTCGGCCGAGCCGCTGGGCGCGTACCCGGCGATCGGCAAGCTGGTGCTGTCCCAGTACACGACCGCGCTCGGCATCACCACGCTGCCGCAGAGCGCTCAGTCCCACTGA
- a CDS encoding lactonase family protein — MGDRSSVRAFVGSFTSAGGPGIVTADVDAATGALTWTGATDAVPDPSYLTVGTAEGGPVLYAVSETAEGAVAAFDISGEQPRLMGAPVPVSGSGPTHLSLASGHLLTANYGSGSVSALPVGPDGEPRSASGVLRHEGRGPDPERQREPHAHQVLPDPTGRWVVSVDLGTDSVRVYALDPATGVPAPHTETAVGPGTGPRHLAFHPAGSHAYVLGELRPVLTVCRWDAAAGRLEPLTEVPVLPDDGHDGPSYASAVVTAHDGRFLWAANRGHDSLAVFRLDGDGEKAELVTTVPCGGHWPRDLALDPTGTRLYVANERSGDVTWFDVDAETGVPRRAGSLAVRAASCVVFA, encoded by the coding sequence GTGGGCGACAGGAGCTCCGTTCGGGCGTTCGTCGGATCGTTCACCTCGGCGGGCGGTCCCGGGATCGTCACGGCCGACGTGGACGCGGCGACGGGGGCCCTCACCTGGACCGGGGCGACGGACGCCGTGCCGGACCCGTCGTATCTGACGGTCGGCACGGCGGAGGGCGGACCGGTCCTCTACGCGGTCTCCGAGACGGCGGAAGGCGCCGTCGCCGCCTTCGACATCAGCGGTGAGCAGCCCCGTCTCATGGGCGCGCCGGTCCCGGTGAGCGGGTCGGGACCCACCCATCTCTCCCTGGCCTCCGGCCATCTGCTGACGGCCAACTACGGCTCCGGCAGCGTCAGCGCGCTCCCGGTCGGGCCGGACGGCGAGCCGCGGTCCGCGTCCGGCGTCCTGCGGCACGAGGGCCGGGGCCCGGACCCGGAGCGTCAGCGCGAGCCCCACGCCCACCAGGTGCTCCCGGACCCCACCGGGCGCTGGGTCGTCAGTGTCGACCTGGGCACCGACTCCGTACGGGTGTACGCCCTCGATCCGGCCACCGGAGTGCCGGCACCGCACACGGAGACCGCGGTCGGCCCGGGCACGGGGCCGCGGCACCTCGCCTTCCACCCGGCGGGAAGCCATGCGTATGTGCTGGGGGAGCTGCGGCCGGTGCTCACCGTCTGCCGGTGGGACGCCGCGGCGGGGCGGCTCGAACCGCTCACCGAGGTGCCCGTGCTGCCGGACGACGGACACGACGGGCCCAGCTACGCCTCGGCGGTCGTCACGGCCCACGACGGACGCTTCCTGTGGGCCGCCAACCGGGGCCATGACTCCCTCGCGGTCTTCCGGCTCGATGGCGACGGCGAGAAGGCCGAACTCGTGACCACCGTGCCGTGCGGCGGGCACTGGCCGCGCGATCTCGCCCTCGACCCCACCGGGACGCGGCTGTACGTGGCCAACGAGCGATCCGGGGACGTCACCTGGTTCGACGTCGACGCCGAGACCGGGGTGCCGCGCCGCGCGGGCTCGCTCGCGGTCCGCGCGGCGTCCTGCGTCGTGTTCGCCTGA
- a CDS encoding nitric oxide synthase oxygenase — protein MRKFRRRAAVRKSRSSRPESTGGPRSRAEQPAPPGQCPAGHSDAAGHPAPHGGPADPAQLRREAEEFLRLYHREERGDGDPAARIAAVHAEIDATGTYRHTADELAHGARVAWRNSNRCIGRLYWRSLRVRDRRDVRDADTIAVEAAAHLREATNGGRIRPVITVFAPDAPGRPGPRIWNEQLVRYAGYAESDGRCTGDPRNAGLTTYAMGLGWPGGPGTPFDVLPLVIQGSDDKPRWFALPDGAVLEVPLRHPDDDWHASLGLRWHAVPAIANMCLEIGGICYPAAPFNGWYMGTEIGARNLADTDRYDLLPVVAERLGLDASNDRTLWKDRALVELNRAVLHSFDRAGVTIADHHTEARRFLAHLEQEEGRGRRVGADWSWIVPPLSGAATPVFHRTYDTIELRPTFVHHAEAVARARGEEPAQGPGLV, from the coding sequence ATGCGGAAGTTCCGTCGTAGAGCCGCCGTCCGCAAGTCCAGATCGTCACGTCCCGAGTCCACAGGCGGGCCGCGCAGCCGGGCGGAGCAGCCCGCCCCGCCCGGGCAGTGCCCGGCCGGGCACTCGGACGCCGCCGGCCACCCCGCGCCCCACGGCGGACCTGCAGACCCGGCACAACTGCGCCGGGAGGCCGAGGAGTTCCTGCGGCTCTACCACCGGGAGGAGCGCGGAGACGGCGACCCCGCCGCCCGGATAGCGGCCGTGCACGCCGAGATCGACGCGACCGGGACGTACCGGCACACCGCCGACGAACTCGCCCATGGGGCGCGCGTCGCCTGGCGCAACAGCAACCGCTGCATCGGCCGCCTCTACTGGCGCTCGCTGCGGGTCCGGGACCGCCGTGACGTCCGCGACGCCGACACCATCGCCGTCGAGGCCGCAGCCCATCTGCGCGAGGCGACCAACGGCGGCCGGATCCGACCGGTGATCACCGTCTTCGCGCCCGACGCCCCCGGCCGCCCCGGACCGCGCATCTGGAACGAGCAGCTCGTGCGGTACGCGGGCTACGCCGAAAGCGACGGCCGGTGCACCGGCGATCCGCGCAACGCCGGGCTCACCACCTACGCCATGGGTCTGGGCTGGCCCGGCGGACCCGGTACGCCCTTCGACGTACTTCCGCTGGTGATCCAGGGCAGTGACGACAAACCCCGCTGGTTCGCACTGCCCGACGGCGCCGTCCTCGAGGTCCCGCTGCGCCACCCCGACGACGACTGGCACGCCTCCCTCGGTCTGCGCTGGCACGCCGTACCCGCCATCGCCAACATGTGCCTGGAGATCGGGGGGATCTGCTACCCGGCCGCCCCGTTCAACGGCTGGTACATGGGCACCGAGATCGGCGCCCGCAACCTCGCCGACACGGACCGCTACGACCTGCTGCCGGTCGTCGCCGAACGCCTGGGCCTGGACGCGTCGAACGACCGCACCCTCTGGAAGGACCGCGCACTCGTCGAACTCAACAGGGCCGTCCTGCACTCCTTCGACCGCGCCGGGGTGACCATCGCCGACCACCACACCGAGGCACGCCGGTTCCTCGCCCACCTGGAGCAGGAGGAGGGCCGGGGGCGCCGGGTGGGCGCCGACTGGTCCTGGATCGTGCCGCCGCTGTCCGGCGCCGCCACGCCCGTGTTCCACCGCACCTACGACACGATCGAGTTGCGGCCGACGTTCGTGCACCACGCGGAGGCGGTCGCCCGCGCCCGGGGGGAGGAGCCCGCGCAGGGCCCCGGGTTGGTCTAG
- a CDS encoding FUSC family protein, whose amino-acid sequence MLKRVFVAPDPGRLRLRSATRSVLGVGLAVVVCALTGHTLTAVITGGLAALLALFTVVDPTVRAQAVTTALLPAVGFPVLALAAVLHDTPGARDVAFVAVAGAAVYARRWGPRGHALGVFAFMTFFVTQFLRTVPAQLPELYSAVVLGILASSVVRFGVWCIERRLPPSPVPSLPAGSGLARTTTRQAIQVTVAGAFALAAGQLLSHERWYWAVGAAWWIFVNTNARGETLVRGFRRVLGTMTGIAAGMLVALPVQGAMGPTAALVMLCVFGIFYTAPVSYSWMMFAVTLMVSLLYGLLGALEPALLALRLAETAVGAVGAALAVTLVLPVTTHAATNAWIRLAVRSVHECTTVAMRRLAGDEDADPAPHAAELELLLGRVRMSLAPLVHPLSPLRARKARARQVLVLLDDCAREVRGLAAVAADPYASHDARLAAACWRVEAAVHALEPGTGPAHAPAAGDSAAAAHHHPGVEAALAHLHGLERALAGLATPLRTSPRAPLATV is encoded by the coding sequence GTGCTGAAGAGGGTGTTCGTGGCTCCGGATCCGGGGCGGCTGCGGCTGCGCAGCGCCACGCGGTCCGTCCTCGGCGTCGGCCTTGCCGTGGTCGTGTGCGCGCTGACGGGCCACACGCTCACCGCGGTCATCACCGGCGGGCTCGCCGCGCTCCTGGCCCTCTTCACGGTCGTCGACCCCACGGTTCGCGCCCAGGCCGTCACCACCGCGCTGCTGCCCGCGGTGGGCTTCCCCGTGCTGGCCCTCGCGGCCGTGCTGCACGACACCCCGGGGGCGCGCGACGTGGCCTTCGTCGCCGTCGCCGGCGCGGCCGTGTACGCGCGCCGCTGGGGGCCCCGCGGGCACGCGCTCGGGGTCTTCGCCTTCATGACGTTCTTCGTGACCCAGTTCCTGCGCACGGTTCCGGCGCAGCTGCCCGAGCTGTACTCCGCCGTCGTGCTCGGCATCCTCGCCTCCTCGGTGGTCCGCTTCGGCGTCTGGTGCATCGAGCGCCGGCTGCCCCCGTCCCCCGTCCCCTCGCTGCCGGCCGGCTCGGGACTCGCCCGGACGACGACCCGCCAGGCGATCCAGGTGACCGTCGCCGGGGCATTCGCCCTCGCCGCCGGCCAGCTGCTCTCGCACGAGCGCTGGTACTGGGCCGTCGGCGCGGCCTGGTGGATCTTCGTCAACACCAACGCGCGCGGTGAGACCCTCGTCCGCGGCTTCCGCCGGGTCCTCGGCACGATGACGGGCATCGCCGCCGGGATGCTCGTCGCCCTGCCCGTGCAGGGCGCGATGGGCCCGACCGCCGCCCTGGTCATGCTGTGCGTCTTCGGGATCTTCTACACCGCCCCGGTCTCGTACAGCTGGATGATGTTCGCCGTGACGCTGATGGTCTCTCTGCTCTACGGGCTGCTCGGCGCGCTGGAACCGGCTCTGCTCGCCCTGCGCCTCGCGGAGACCGCCGTCGGCGCCGTCGGCGCGGCACTGGCGGTGACGCTCGTGCTGCCCGTCACGACGCACGCGGCGACCAACGCCTGGATCCGGCTGGCCGTGCGCTCGGTGCACGAGTGCACCACCGTGGCGATGCGCAGGCTGGCCGGGGACGAGGACGCCGACCCGGCACCGCACGCCGCCGAACTGGAGCTGCTTCTCGGGCGGGTACGGATGTCCCTCGCGCCCCTCGTGCACCCGCTGAGCCCGCTGCGCGCCCGCAAGGCACGTGCCCGTCAGGTGCTGGTCCTGCTGGACGACTGCGCCCGTGAGGTGCGTGGGCTGGCGGCCGTCGCCGCGGACCCGTACGCCTCGCACGACGCACGGCTGGCCGCCGCCTGCTGGCGGGTCGAGGCCGCCGTGCACGCCCTGGAGCCCGGCACCGGGCCCGCCCACGCGCCGGCCGCCGGTGATTCCGCGGCCGCCGCCCACCACCATCCGGGGGTCGAGGCCGCGCTGGCGCATCTGCACGGACTGGAGAGGGCGCTCGCGGGCCTCGCGACTCCGTTGCGCACCTCTCCGCGCGCCCCGCTCGCCACCGTCTGA
- a CDS encoding DUF6328 family protein: MSDDDPRAARDETELERADRNFAELLQELRVIQTGVQILFAFLLTLAFQARFPTLDSFQRGTYVTTLMLAVIAAALFTAPAAVHRGLFRKGAKKEIVAVSSRLSGIGMAVLSLALTSAVLLVVDVVHGTPEGIVAGAATLLVCAGLWGLLPWIMDRHITGDDESSSEPDSKPTSRPDTDRGRGR, from the coding sequence ATGTCCGACGACGACCCCCGTGCCGCACGGGACGAGACCGAGCTGGAGCGGGCGGACCGCAACTTCGCCGAACTCCTCCAGGAGCTCCGCGTCATCCAGACGGGCGTGCAGATCCTCTTCGCCTTCCTGCTGACGCTCGCGTTCCAGGCACGCTTCCCGACCCTCGACTCGTTCCAGCGCGGCACCTACGTGACGACGCTGATGCTCGCCGTGATCGCCGCGGCCCTGTTCACCGCCCCGGCGGCCGTGCACCGCGGACTGTTCCGCAAGGGTGCCAAGAAGGAGATCGTCGCCGTCTCCTCCCGTCTCTCCGGGATCGGCATGGCGGTGCTCTCTCTGGCCCTGACCTCCGCCGTCCTTCTGGTCGTCGACGTCGTCCACGGCACACCCGAGGGGATCGTCGCCGGCGCGGCGACCCTGCTCGTCTGCGCCGGGTTGTGGGGTCTCCTGCCCTGGATCATGGACCGGCACATCACCGGGGACGACGAGTCCTCGTCGGAGCCGGACAGCAAGCCGACGTCGAGACCGGACACTGACCGGGGCCGCGGGCGCTGA
- a CDS encoding low affinity iron permease family protein: MAIQHPADRGGDGRGNFERLAEGTSRFTSSPAFFGLCLLLVAGAVAVHFAGLDLKWQVLAGDCMTAVTLFLLALLKNSELRAERAIQRKLDAIAAAILEAREGVPGKAHDDLRAAIRMEEET, from the coding sequence ATGGCCATTCAGCACCCCGCGGACCGCGGCGGCGACGGGCGAGGAAACTTCGAACGACTCGCGGAGGGAACCTCGCGCTTCACCAGCTCACCGGCGTTCTTCGGGCTCTGCCTGTTGCTCGTCGCCGGGGCCGTCGCCGTACATTTCGCCGGGTTGGACCTGAAGTGGCAGGTGCTCGCCGGGGACTGCATGACCGCGGTGACGCTGTTCCTCCTCGCCCTGCTGAAGAACTCGGAGCTGCGCGCCGAACGAGCGATCCAGCGCAAGCTGGACGCCATCGCCGCGGCCATTCTCGAAGCGCGGGAGGGCGTGCCCGGCAAGGCTCACGACGATCTCAGGGCCGCGATCCGTATGGAGGAGGAGACCTGA